A window from Leguminivora glycinivorella isolate SPB_JAAS2020 chromosome 16, LegGlyc_1.1, whole genome shotgun sequence encodes these proteins:
- the LOC125234990 gene encoding uncharacterized protein LOC125234990 yields MESFEDSNCRSMSDSFSLYERYMRSFNVVDTFREQIEPDPVSLLSNCDYENPSIGGNIDLSAAVQTKEDSKHYEPAQIDCVSIGLNENTAEQGSLIADIIKIGSPCTSLAPSLHGSSSLTVDHNLTDKSDPADVPVSSDESKSSCFKQPIFITSTMENSNNAVDMLRDVRHSESVFKLPISELSFNGTLKHVQKLKPIVDPITALTANAGLVLDDKSQESDSSNLCENIGIAFEEKSCHTPAPSDISDERSTKGTEGTGDSQYEDFTRKDSLFQRPEEKSAKWSNDQSYSSLEASFDSGVRSPDMFCSDEEDGEASAAPEPFWSFLKNYEHHDKKKVKKMEEKLQGILPPPSVTTLRADVTEMLKKYYCFLPAFNNEVKVEPIPITPVTPTKRVSFVEIPTISQVTREETATSSRREEKPDLELDTSVNDKSIVLEMGTEEEARETPWPKLLKCRHYDVYYNVTTYSERVEMLALRYGERYVGAETETSVNVYSGGNQSPSSAHKRKALRLKMAQAKSPGRRLSHLARRRQAFCSAATINEKAQAGTAKMVLIDKNYFPHRKLINSAERKSPRLRRTPGKKTPSRKTPGKKTPAKTPKTRSGGSSRKKIMRRLLMDSDSMTRSQPTRETLKRALFVSPENRKSIPSTASTSVPLQAMKSKRALFSSPDRSAETKSADGTQSDHFLKRKLDALDEQPESSRSKMAKSLSFGGDTIGSMPPHVMNRRASEVFTRRNSVELNETHKKKLLWAVSEALRVHGWRMSSAGFREKAEALARLTRRLLTLPPHAAKFASPKLSTSETMLKLARQYVFAIIQGRSIEDCFQEEQMKLANDGNSKLSGYISANAYQQFKARQAAPSTLTSQIKENCNGSFKQDQPRSGSKNVLQDKLINVDSSSNSSSGFSMLDKSGLYKSNSMPSFEEAAKMRARRQISFDNLDFPKR; encoded by the exons ATGGAATCGTTTGAAGACTCAAATTGCCGTTCTATGAGTGATAGTTTTTCTTTGTACGAACGTTACATGAGAAGTTTCAACGTAGTGGATACTTTCCGTGAACAAATCGAACCGGATCCAGTTTCATTATTGAGTAATTGTGACTACGAAAACCCAAGCATTGGAGGTAACATTGACTTATCAGCTGCTGTCCAAACGAAAGAGGATAGTAAACATTACGAACCCGCCCAAATTGACTGTGTTTCTATAGGTCTTAATGAAAATACTGCAGAACAGGGTAGTTTGATAGCAGATATTATCAAAATTGGCTCTCCTTGTACATCGCTCGCTCCTTCGCTGCATGGAAGCTCTTCCCTTACGGTGGATCACAACCTCACCGACAAATCTGACCCGGCCGACGTCCCCGTATCTTCGGATGAATCTAAATCCAGCTGTTTTAAACAGCCTATTTTTATAACCTCTACTATGGAAAACAGCAACAATGCAGTCGACATGCTTCGTGACGTAAGACATTCGGAAAGCGTCTTCAAATTGCCGATCAGCGAATTGTCATTTAACGGCACCTTAAAACATGTGCAGAAGCTGAAGCCCATTGTTGACCCTATAACTGCTTTGACTGCTAATGCTGGACTGGTGTTAGATGATAAATCGCAAGAATCAGACAGTTCAAATTTGTGTGAAAATATTGGTATTGCTTTTGAAGAGAAGAGCTGCCACACACCTGCTCCTAGTGACATATCTGATGAAAGGAGTACTAAAGGTACAGAGGGCACTGGAGATTCACAGTATGAAGATTTCACCAGAAAAGATAGTCTTTTTCAGAGGCCTGAGGAGAAAAGTGCAAAATGGAGTAATGACCAAAGTTACTCTTCTTTAGAAGCTTCATTTGATAGTGGTGTGCGCTCCCCGGACATGTTCTGTTCAGATGAGGAAGATGGCGAAGCAAGTGCAGCACCTGAACCATTTTGGAGCTTTTTGAAAAATTATGAACATCATGATAAGAAGAAGGTTAAGAAAATGGAG GAAAAGCTCCAAGGAATTCTACCACCGCCATCAGTCACAACTCTACGAGCAGATGTCACAGAGATGCTAAAGAAATACTACTGTTTCTTGCCAGCATTTAACAATGAAGTTAAAGTCGAGCCAATACCCATCACCCCAGTTACGCCTACTAAGCGAGTGTCCTTTGTAGAAATACCAACAATATCCCAAGTTACGAGAGAGGAAACGGCAACGTCTTCTAGAAGGGAGGAGAAGCCCGACTTAGAATTAGACACTAGTGTAAATGATAAAAGTATTGTGCTAGAGATGGGTACTGAAGAGGAAGCTAGGGAAACTCCATGGCCTAAATTATTGAAATGCAGGCATTATGATGTGTA TTACAATGTGACAACCTACTCCGAGAGGGTGGAAATGCTGGCGTTGCGCTATGGTGAGAGATATGTAGGCGCAGAGACTGAAACCAGTGTCAATGTCTACTCGGGAGGAAACCAGTCACCTAGCAGTGCACATAAAAGGAAAGCTCTTCGCCTCAA GATGGCACAAGCAAAGTCACCCGGTAGACGTTTATCACATTTGGCGCGTCGGCGGCAAGCATTTTGCAGTGCTGCTACAATCAACGAAAAGGCCCAAGCAGGCACTGCCAAAATGGTCCTTATTGATAAAAA TTATTTCCCACACAGGAAGCTCATCAACTCTGCTGAAAGAAAGAGTCCCCGCCTTAGACGTACACCGGGCAAGAAAACCCCCAGCCGCAAGACGCCAGGGAAAAAGACTCCCGCCAAAACCCCAAAGACTAGAAGCGGAGGCTCGAGCCGCAAGAAAATTATGAGAAGGCTACTCATGGACTCAGACAGTATGACAAGATCTCAACCAACACGTGAAACACTAAAAAGAGCTTTATTTGTCAGTCCAGAGAATAGAAAGTCCATACCAAGCACAGCTAGCACATCAGTTCCTCTTCAAGCTATGAAGTCCAAAAGAGCTCTCTTCTCATCCCCCGACAGGTCAGCGGAAACAAAAAGCGCTGATGGGACTCAGAGTGATCATTTCCTAAAGCGTAAACTGGATGCTTTGGATGAACAACCGGAAAGCAGTAGAAGTAAGATGGCTAAGAGTCTGTCATTTGGCGGTGACACCATAGGGAGCATGCCTCCTCATGTCATGAATCGGCGAGCTTCTGAAGTTTTCACTAGGAGGAATTCTGTTGAGTTAAACGAAACTCATAAGAAG AAACTCCTCTGGGCGGTATCGGAGGCCCTCCGCGTGCACGGGTGGCGCATGTCGTCCGCCGGGTTCCGAGAGAAGGCCGAAGCGCTCGCGAGGCTCACTCGCCGCCTGTTGACGTTGCCGCCTCATGCTGCCAAGTTCGCGTCCCCTAAACTGTCTACTTCGGAGACCATGCTCAA ACTCGCCCGCCAATACGTGTTCGCGATCATCCAAGGGCGCAGCATCGAGGACTGTTTCCAAGAAGAACAAATGAAGCTCGCCAACGATGGCAACAGCAAACTCTCTGGGTACATCTCTGCCAACGCCTACCAACAGTTCAAGGCAAGACAAGCCGCCCCTAGTACACTAACATCACAAATCAAAGAAAACTGCAACGGTTCCTTCAAACAGGACCAACCCCGGAGCGGCTCCAAAAATGTCCTCCAAGACAAACTTATAAATGTAGATTCTAGCTCAAACAGCAGCAGCGGTTTCAGCATGCTTGATAAATCTGGCCTCTACAAGTCAAATTCGATGCCCTCATTCGAAGAGGCAGCTAAAATGAGAGCCCGCAGGCAAATTAGTTTTGACAATCTCGATTTTCCTAAAAGGTGA